One genomic window of Azospirillum sp. TSH100 includes the following:
- a CDS encoding exonuclease domain-containing protein: MTAPALDGSRPDRKSGGAPSSAPLPRSLPRRMIPLAFRAAGLGLVALAIGLAVAVRGSDASDPLLTYAVVMTAACAAAVWGLWLAVDRYLLRAAETLSREAGLIAHGNAEGAVGGRVPLARYGDLLPIARAVNELSDKLAQVRRDIARTVAESTAKAEEQKTRLAAVLRDLHEGVLVCNTRHQILLYNQTALDILHLTGELGLGRSLLHFVVAEPVTHTLERLTLRVREGRHLTHEHGTTAQFVGATTDGRILLEGRMSAILQDPDPASDEPPTITGYVLTLSDATSELAALGQRDALLREATEGFRAPIANLRAAVETLYDAPDLGPGDRAAFESAMLDSCSSLSQRLEQVTTAYRNVVTGSWPMSDIHSNNLITLVAHRVGAESAATVTLTGLPQWVHGDSHSLVLLFAYLIGRVQALTGATAFDLEAAGPQDGDRWVYLDLVWQGPAVPSATVDSWLDRTLPDGLGGLSASDVLQHHRSTAWSEPLPTDDGAGRARLRVPLPPAQSSRTAQPRPKAGARPEFFDFGLLHQPLATSELGRTPLDRLHYVVFDTETTGLSPSTGDEIIQIAAVRVVGGRILTGETFNTLVDPRRPIPAESVPFHGITDGMVTGKPTIDAVLPQFRSFVSGAVLVAHNAAFDLKFLKMKERTAGVAFDCPVLDTMLLSRMLLGNDGDHTLDGIAERLGIEVVDRHTALGDSLVTAAVFLRMIEMLRERDVRTLDDAIRGANILVELAARERAF, from the coding sequence ATGACCGCCCCGGCGCTCGACGGGTCACGACCGGACCGCAAGAGCGGCGGAGCGCCGTCGTCCGCCCCCCTTCCCCGATCCTTGCCCCGCCGCATGATCCCGCTGGCCTTCCGTGCCGCCGGTCTCGGTCTGGTTGCGCTGGCGATCGGACTGGCGGTGGCGGTGCGCGGGTCCGATGCGTCGGACCCGCTGCTGACCTACGCCGTGGTGATGACGGCCGCCTGCGCCGCGGCGGTATGGGGGCTATGGCTGGCGGTCGACCGCTATCTGCTGCGCGCCGCCGAGACGCTGAGCCGCGAAGCCGGTCTGATCGCCCACGGCAATGCGGAAGGTGCGGTCGGCGGCCGGGTGCCGCTGGCCCGCTATGGCGACCTGCTGCCGATCGCCCGCGCAGTGAACGAGCTGTCTGACAAGCTTGCCCAGGTTCGCCGCGACATCGCCCGCACCGTTGCCGAGTCCACCGCCAAGGCGGAAGAGCAGAAGACGCGGCTCGCCGCCGTGCTGCGCGACCTGCATGAAGGCGTCCTGGTCTGCAATACCAGGCACCAGATCCTGCTCTACAACCAGACCGCCCTCGACATCCTCCACCTGACCGGAGAGCTTGGGCTGGGCCGCTCGCTGCTGCATTTCGTGGTGGCGGAGCCGGTGACCCACACGCTGGAACGGCTGACCCTGCGGGTGCGCGAAGGCCGCCACCTCACCCACGAACACGGCACCACCGCCCAGTTCGTCGGCGCCACCACCGACGGCCGCATCCTGCTGGAAGGCCGGATGAGCGCCATCCTGCAAGATCCCGACCCCGCGTCGGACGAGCCGCCCACCATCACCGGATATGTGCTGACCCTGTCCGACGCCACCAGCGAGTTGGCGGCATTGGGGCAGCGCGACGCCCTGTTGCGCGAGGCGACGGAGGGCTTCCGCGCTCCGATCGCCAACCTGCGCGCGGCGGTGGAGACGCTGTACGACGCGCCCGACCTGGGCCCCGGCGACCGAGCCGCTTTTGAGAGCGCGATGCTGGACTCCTGCTCAAGCCTGTCGCAAAGGCTGGAACAGGTCACAACCGCCTACCGCAACGTCGTCACCGGCAGCTGGCCGATGAGCGACATCCACTCCAACAACCTGATCACTCTCGTCGCCCACCGGGTGGGAGCCGAGTCCGCGGCAACGGTGACGCTGACCGGCCTGCCGCAATGGGTGCATGGTGACAGCCACAGTCTTGTCCTGCTGTTCGCTTACCTGATCGGGCGGGTTCAGGCGCTGACCGGCGCCACCGCCTTCGATCTGGAGGCGGCCGGGCCGCAGGATGGTGATCGCTGGGTCTATCTCGACCTCGTCTGGCAGGGGCCCGCAGTGCCCAGCGCCACGGTGGACAGCTGGCTGGACCGGACCCTGCCCGACGGACTGGGCGGGCTCAGCGCCAGCGACGTGCTCCAGCACCATCGCAGCACCGCCTGGAGCGAACCGCTGCCCACGGACGACGGCGCCGGACGCGCCCGGCTGCGCGTGCCGTTGCCGCCGGCGCAATCGTCGCGCACCGCCCAGCCGCGACCGAAGGCCGGCGCCCGGCCGGAATTCTTCGATTTCGGGCTGCTGCACCAGCCACTGGCGACCAGCGAGCTTGGCCGCACGCCGCTGGACCGGCTGCATTACGTGGTGTTCGACACCGAGACCACCGGCCTGTCGCCCAGCACCGGCGACGAGATCATCCAGATCGCCGCGGTCCGTGTGGTGGGTGGGCGCATCCTCACGGGCGAGACCTTCAACACGCTGGTCGACCCCCGCAGGCCGATCCCGGCGGAGTCGGTCCCCTTCCACGGCATCACCGATGGCATGGTGACGGGCAAGCCGACCATCGACGCCGTGCTGCCGCAATTCCGCAGCTTCGTCTCCGGCGCGGTGCTGGTGGCGCACAACGCCGCCTTCGATCTGAAATTCCTGAAGATGAAGGAACGGACGGCGGGGGTGGCGTTCGACTGTCCGGTGCTCGACACCATGCTGCTGTCGCGCATGCTGCTGGGCAATGACGGCGACCACACGCTGGACGGCATCGCCGAGCGGCTGGGCATCGAGGTGGTCGATCGGCACACGGCGCTGGGCGACAGCCTTGTGACCGCCGCGGTGTTCCTGCGGATGATCGAGATGCTGCGCGAGCGCGACGTGCGGACGCTGGACGACGCCATCCGCGGCGCCAACATCCTGGTCGAACTGGCAGCCCGGGAACGCGCCTTTTGA
- a CDS encoding sensor histidine kinase: MEAGLEVKLDWAAVLIAALLYLSALFAIAHWADRREAAGRSVIASPTIFALSLGVYCTTWTFYGSVGRAATLGIGFLPVYLGPTLLMLLAPLVLRKILRIAKAQRITSIADFLASRYGHSPLLGGLVALTATVGVTPYIALQLKAVAVSFDALTGGTGFGTTTVPFLDQGLLIAAVMALFAIVFGARQIDAAEHHPGMVAAIALESLVKLVAFLAVGIFVVWGLHGGLESLFAAASAKSDLARLMGSAAALGNAASGGGPWGAWVATTILSAAAMLCLPRQFQVMVIESTDERHLDRAVWLFPLYLLLINLFVLPVALSGLLIFGGALDPDLFMVGLPLTGGAGWLALLAFLGGLSAAAGMIVVESVALSTMLCNDLVMPILLRTRPQALARSADLAPLLLAVRRVAILAILLFGYGYFRLAGSAYALVSIGLISFAAVAQFAPALIGGLYWHGGTRRGAIGGVAAGTLVWAYTLLLPSFARSGWLPASFITDGPWGIAALRPYALFGLEGWDSLAHALFWTALANIGAYVGLSLFDQPGATERAQAAAFVDVFHSAPDAAARQGDALPDWRSAASVGDLTRVVARFLGPLRAERAFVGADPDEPAGPERLRLAERLLAGAIGGASARVALASSVSAGAVEAAELLRMLDETSDVIAHSRELERKTAELERATDALRAANERLTELDRLKDDFLSTVTHELRTPLTSIRALSEILHDDPELDAEQRREFLAVIIKESERLTRLINQVLDMAKIEAGALDWRIGTIDAGPALAEAVAATEALFRERGIALSVEIPDGLPPVRGDVDRVIQVVVNLLSNAAKFTPSGGRTRLEARQDRDVLRVTVADSGPGVAAKDRDLVFDRFRQSGDTLTGKPAGTGLGLAIAKRIVEHLGGRIGVEDAPDGPPPESGRGAAFWFTLPLADRGIGTPPASGRAE; encoded by the coding sequence ATGGAGGCCGGCCTGGAGGTCAAGCTGGATTGGGCCGCCGTCCTGATCGCCGCCCTTCTCTATCTCTCCGCCCTGTTCGCCATCGCCCATTGGGCAGATCGGCGGGAAGCGGCGGGGCGGAGCGTGATCGCCTCCCCCACCATCTTCGCACTGTCGCTGGGGGTCTATTGCACCACCTGGACCTTCTATGGATCGGTTGGGCGGGCGGCGACTTTGGGCATCGGTTTCCTGCCGGTCTATCTCGGCCCCACCCTGCTGATGCTGCTGGCGCCGCTGGTGCTGCGCAAGATCCTGCGCATCGCCAAGGCGCAGCGCATCACCTCGATCGCCGATTTCCTCGCCAGCCGCTACGGCCACAGCCCCCTGTTGGGCGGGCTGGTGGCGCTGACCGCCACGGTGGGGGTGACGCCCTACATCGCACTCCAGCTCAAGGCGGTCGCCGTCAGCTTCGACGCGCTGACCGGCGGCACCGGATTCGGCACGACCACCGTCCCCTTCCTTGACCAGGGTCTCCTGATCGCCGCGGTGATGGCGCTGTTCGCCATCGTCTTCGGCGCCCGCCAGATCGACGCGGCGGAGCACCATCCCGGCATGGTCGCCGCCATCGCGTTGGAGTCGCTCGTGAAGCTGGTCGCTTTCCTGGCGGTCGGCATCTTCGTGGTCTGGGGCCTGCATGGCGGGTTGGAGAGCCTGTTCGCCGCCGCGTCCGCCAAATCGGATCTCGCCCGGCTGATGGGCAGCGCGGCTGCATTGGGCAACGCCGCATCGGGCGGTGGGCCGTGGGGTGCCTGGGTCGCCACCACCATCCTCTCGGCGGCGGCGATGCTGTGCCTGCCACGCCAGTTCCAGGTGATGGTGATCGAATCGACGGACGAACGCCATCTCGACCGCGCGGTCTGGCTGTTCCCTCTCTACCTGCTGCTCATCAACCTGTTCGTCCTGCCTGTGGCGCTGTCGGGGCTGCTGATCTTCGGCGGCGCGCTGGACCCGGACCTGTTCATGGTCGGGCTGCCCCTGACCGGCGGGGCGGGATGGCTGGCCCTGCTGGCCTTCCTGGGCGGGCTGTCGGCGGCAGCCGGGATGATCGTCGTCGAGTCGGTGGCGCTGTCCACCATGCTCTGCAACGATCTGGTGATGCCGATCCTGTTGCGCACCCGGCCGCAGGCGCTGGCCCGCTCGGCCGATCTGGCACCGCTGCTGCTGGCGGTGCGCCGCGTCGCCATACTGGCGATCCTGCTGTTCGGCTACGGCTATTTCCGGCTGGCGGGGTCGGCCTATGCCCTGGTGTCGATCGGCCTGATCTCCTTCGCCGCGGTGGCGCAGTTCGCCCCGGCGCTGATCGGCGGCCTTTACTGGCACGGTGGCACCCGGCGCGGCGCCATCGGCGGCGTCGCAGCGGGAACGCTGGTCTGGGCCTACACCCTGCTGCTGCCCAGCTTCGCGCGGTCGGGCTGGCTGCCGGCCAGCTTCATCACCGACGGGCCCTGGGGGATCGCGGCCTTGCGGCCCTATGCGCTGTTCGGGCTGGAGGGCTGGGATTCGCTGGCGCATGCGCTGTTCTGGACCGCACTCGCGAACATCGGCGCCTATGTCGGCCTGTCGTTGTTCGACCAGCCAGGCGCCACGGAGCGGGCGCAGGCCGCCGCCTTCGTCGACGTCTTCCACTCGGCACCGGACGCCGCCGCCCGGCAGGGAGACGCGCTGCCAGACTGGCGCAGCGCCGCCAGCGTCGGCGACCTCACCCGCGTGGTCGCCCGCTTCCTCGGTCCCCTGCGGGCCGAGCGGGCCTTCGTCGGCGCCGATCCGGACGAGCCGGCCGGTCCGGAGCGGCTGCGGCTGGCCGAACGGCTGCTGGCCGGCGCGATCGGCGGAGCGTCCGCCCGCGTCGCCCTCGCCTCCTCCGTTTCGGCAGGTGCGGTTGAGGCGGCGGAGCTTCTGCGCATGCTGGATGAGACCAGTGACGTCATCGCCCACAGCCGCGAGCTGGAGCGCAAAACGGCGGAGCTGGAGCGCGCCACCGACGCCCTGCGCGCCGCCAATGAACGGCTGACCGAACTGGACCGGCTGAAGGACGATTTCCTGTCCACCGTCACCCATGAACTGCGCACGCCGCTGACCTCGATCCGGGCGCTGAGCGAGATCCTGCACGACGATCCCGAACTGGACGCCGAACAGCGCCGGGAGTTCCTGGCCGTCATCATCAAGGAAAGCGAGCGGCTGACCCGCCTGATCAATCAGGTGCTGGACATGGCGAAGATCGAAGCCGGCGCGCTTGACTGGCGCATCGGAACCATCGACGCCGGGCCGGCGCTGGCCGAGGCGGTCGCCGCAACCGAGGCCCTGTTCCGCGAGCGCGGCATCGCCCTGTCGGTCGAAATTCCGGACGGTCTGCCGCCGGTGCGTGGCGACGTCGACCGGGTGATTCAGGTCGTCGTCAATCTGTTGTCAAACGCCGCCAAATTCACCCCGTCCGGCGGCCGGACCCGGCTGGAAGCCCGGCAGGACCGCGACGTCCTGCGGGTGACGGTGGCGGACAGCGGCCCCGGCGTTGCGGCCAAGGACCGCGACCTCGTGTTCGACCGCTTCCGCCAATCGGGCGATACGCTGACCGGCAAGCCGGCCGGCACCGGACTCGGACTGGCCATCGCCAAGCGAATCGTCGAGCATCTCGGCGGCCGGATCGGGGTGGAGGATGCACCGGATGGACCGCCACCCGAGTCGGGCCGGGGCGCGGCCTTCTGGTTCACGCTGCCTCTCGCTGATCGTGGGATCGGAACGCCGCCGGCTTCCGGTCGGGCAGAGTGA